A segment of the Thermoanaerobaculia bacterium genome:
CTGCCGGCGATGATGCCCTGCCCAGCGAAGGCGCCTGGGCCGGTCAGATTGCAGTTCTTGATCGTGTTGTTGTTGGCGCCGCTGGTCGCGTTCGTTGCGATCCAGATGATCGGGCCCGCTCCGCTGTTGGTGATGGTGAGGCTCCGATCGGTGCCGGCGGCAAGCGAGCCGTCGATCGTGACGCGGTCCGCCCCGGAGAGCTTGATGAGGCCGGTCGCCGAGGTCCCGGTGACGGCCCGTGCCACGCCATTCGGGCGAAGCAGCAACGTGTAGCCGCCGGCGCCCTCCTCGACCCATTGGTTGAGGGCATTCGCGCCGGTTTCGCCCGCGAGATCGCTCAGGATGTCGATCGTAAGGTTGCCAGTCAGGACGTTATTGTTGATCGCCTGGAAGAGACCGCCGGCATTGGTCAACGAGGCGTATCCCCCGCCGGTGCCGACAGTCAGCGGGCCAGAGAGCGCGATGGCGATCGTATAGCTCGAAGGCGCCGTCGGTGGCGTCGCCGCTGCCGGCGGGTTGGCCGTAAGGCCGCCGGCGCCGGCGCTGGGATTCGTCGCCACGTTGTTGGCAGTGTCCTGCGCGGCGACGAAGTACTGCACGAGGTCGCCGGTGGTGACGCTGCCGCCGGTGACCAGGGCGTAGTCGATGGTGCAGTCGTAGGCACTGCCGCTGACGAACACGCACGTGCTCGAAGCGTAGGGATCGAGGTTGCCCTTGCGGAAATAGATCACCGGCAGGCCCACTCCGGCGGTCGGAACACCGGAGGGATCGGTGATTGACGTCGTCAGGGTCCGGTTCGTGGTGATCGTCGTGTTGCCGAGCGCCGCATAGCTGATACTCGGCGGGCTCAGATCCACCGCGATTCCGACGAATTCATCGGCCCCAATGTCGGGCGTGCTGCCGTTTCTAGGATCGCCGTCGATGTCCGTCGCAACTGTGACGGGCGCGCCACCCGACTCGAGGGGCGTGGCGGTCGCCGCCGGAATATGGAGGTCGGTGGCCGAGGTGTAAGGCGCCGCGGTGGTCAGCGCGAAAGACGCATTGTCGTTGGTTCCTGCAGCGGAAAGAGTCGACGAGTAACCCTTGAGCGCGCCGAGAGAGGTAAAGAAGTTCACCCCGGCGGTGGTGCCGGCCTGGCCGACACCCTGTCGCGCGGCGTCCGATCCGTAGAAGTAGCCGTTGTTGTTCAGCGTCAGGTTCATCGCGCTCGTGCCGCCAGACGGAAGATAGATCCCCACGTGGGCGATGCTGGTCGTCCCTCCGGTCAGGTTGTTCTGCAACGAATTGTTACGAATGTCGAGTCCGGTCTGGCCGGTGCCGACCACTGCCAGCGCCGCTGACAGCAGGCTGGTCGTCGGGGTACCGGGATGCGCCCCGGTGAGGTTGACGGAGTTGTGGTAGATCTTGTGGTTGATCCCGGTCCCGGCGCGGATGCCGAAGACGCCGAACGTCGTCGAGAAGGCGGCGCCTCCGCTCATTACGTGGTTCACGCCGGAGACGAAGTTATTCGCCACCGTGATCGCGTTGCCAGCGTTGATGTTGATTCCGTAGGCGCCGAAGGTCGACGCGCTCTGGTTGAAGACGTTGGTGACGACGTTGTTCGAGACCGTCGAGTTTGTCCCGGAGGCCGAAACGTCGCCGAGGCTCAGCCCGGCCGTGCTGGTGCCGATGAAGCTCTCGATGTTGCGGATCGTGTTACCCGAGATCGTCGCGGCGTCGAAGCCCTGGAGCGTCATGCCGCGCGAGTAAACGGTGGTCGTGTTGCCGGCGGTGGCGCTGCCGATGATGTTGTTCGTCACCACGAGGCCGGACGCCACCGACACCGCTGAGCCCTGCACGGCGATACCGCGGGCGCAGGAGTCGATCTGGTTGTTGGTGGCCGTGAATCCGGTCGCCGTGATGGCGCCCCCGATCGTCGTATTGATGGAGGTGATGGCGGAGGGAGCGGTCGTCGCCGCGACGGTCGATGCGCCGCCGCCGACCAGGATGCCGTAGGTCGTGTGCTCCGAACCCGTGGTGCTCGTCGCGGCCGCGATGTTGCGGCCGGCCGCGCTGCCGAGGATGATCGCGTTCCGCACGACGACGTTGTTGGCACTCGTCACCAGAGTGGAGAGCGCTACACGAATCGCCGAGGCGTAAGTTGTCGTAGCGGCCGCCGTATTCTGAATCGTGAGGTCGCGGTTCGTACCGCCCGTGCCGGCGTTGTCGCCGTCGATCGTGACGTTGTCCGCGCCGTTGAGCTGGATGACGCCGAAGCCGCTCGCCGGGTTGCCGCTGATCGAGACGCCGTCCGCCGTCGGCCGAATGAGCACCGATGTGTAGAGCGCCGGCCCGGCGCCGCTGCTGTTCAGCGTAGCAGGCGTAGCGCCTTCTACCGTGTTGGCGGTGATCGCCATCGTGATGTCGCCCTGGTGGGTCCCAGCGTTGACCGCGTCGAAGGCCAGCTTGAGAGTGGCGTAAGTGGTCGGACCGGGCGTGCCGGCGGTGGCCGTCACGTCCACCTGCGCCTGGGCGGCGGAGCCGAGCAGGCTCAACGCCAGGACCAGCGGCAGGAGCAGGGTGAGGCGCAGCGTCGTGAAACCGCTGGCAGTCGCGTTCGTTCGACGGGCCCGACGGAGCATTGCGGTCATCTGAATCTCCTGGTCCTGGGACAGAGTCCTCCCCCGATACGAGGGGAGGTCGGTTGACGGCGGAAACGGATTGGGCGGAGCCTACGCCCTTCCCGGGGGCCTGCCTAGGGGGGAGTGCGAGGGGTTTCGGCCGGGACGCGGACCGCACCGATCCGGGAGAGCGCGCCGCAGTGCGGCGCGGCGGCTTCAGGGCCGCGAGGCGGATTCGGCGATGACCCGGGCGACTTCGGAGGCGTTCAAGAGCTCGCCGAAGAGGTGGGGCGGCTGGCCGGGGCGGTAGAGCATGTAGAACGGGATTCCGTAGCGCCCGTGCTCGGCGAGGAAGCGGGCGATGGTGTCGTCGCGGTTCGTCCAGTCGGCCTTCATCGGCAGGACGTCGTGGCTCTCGAAGGCCGAGATCACTTCGGGGTTGTTGAGGATCAGGCGCTCGTTCACCTTACAGGTCACGCACCAGTCGGCGGTGATGTCGAGGAAGACGAGCCGGCCGGCGGCGGAGAGGCGCTCGGCCTCGGCGCGGTCGAACGGCTGCCAGACGATGGCTGCGGATCCCTTGGAAGCCGCCGGCTGCAGAGTGTGGGCCGCCGGGGTGGCGCGCGCCGCGAAGTAGATCAGCGCGACGGCGGTCGCCGCGGCGAGCAGCCACCAGAGTCCCGTTCCGCGGCGCTCGAGCTCGGCGCGCTGGCGCAGCCAGAGGAAGAACGAGAGCCCCAGCAGGCCGAGCTCGAAGATCGCCAGGCTGACGCTGTCGATCTGCCCGGCGAGCACGAAGACCAGCCAGACGACCGCGCCGGCGAGGAGGAAGCCCATCACGCCGCGCAGGGTGACCATCCAGTTGCCCGGGCGCGGCATCCATCGCACCGCCTTCGGAGCGGCGACGAGCAGCAGGTAGGGGAGCGCGAGGCCGACACCGACCGCAGTCAGCACAGCGAAGATCGTGCCGCCGCTCTGGCCGAGGGCGAACGAGAGCGCCGTGCCGAGGAACGGCGCCGAGCAGGGCGTCGCCATCAGGGTGGCGAAGAGGCCGGAGGCGAAATGGCCTGCCAACCCTCCGGCGCTGTCGCCGGCTCCCGCCGTCAGGCCAGCGTCACCGAGTCGCGCCAGGCGGGCCGGCAGCGGGATCTCGAACAGCCCCCAGAGGTTGAGCGAGAACAGCAGGACGACGACGGTGAGGAAGGCGACGAACCCGGGCTGCTGGAACTGCACCCCCCAGCCGATCGCCGCTCCCGCCTGGCGCGCCAGGATGGCGGTGCCGGCGAGCGCCCAGAACGAGACCAGGATGCCGGCTGTCGTCGCGAGGGCGCCGATGCGGA
Coding sequences within it:
- a CDS encoding DUF11 domain-containing protein — protein: MTAMLRRARRTNATASGFTTLRLTLLLPLVLALSLLGSAAQAQVDVTATAGTPGPTTYATLKLAFDAVNAGTHQGDITMAITANTVEGATPATLNSSGAGPALYTSVLIRPTADGVSISGNPASGFGVIQLNGADNVTIDGDNAGTGGTNRDLTIQNTAAATTTYASAIRVALSTLVTSANNVVVRNAIILGSAAGRNIAAATSTTGSEHTTYGILVGGGASTVAATTAPSAITSINTTIGGAITATGFTATNNQIDSCARGIAVQGSAVSVASGLVVTNNIIGSATAGNTTTVYSRGMTLQGFDAATISGNTIRNIESFIGTSTAGLSLGDVSASGTNSTVSNNVVTNVFNQSASTFGAYGININAGNAITVANNFVSGVNHVMSGGAAFSTTFGVFGIRAGTGINHKIYHNSVNLTGAHPGTPTTSLLSAALAVVGTGQTGLDIRNNSLQNNLTGGTTSIAHVGIYLPSGGTSAMNLTLNNNGYFYGSDAARQGVGQAGTTAGVNFFTSLGALKGYSSTLSAAGTNDNASFALTTAAPYTSATDLHIPAATATPLESGGAPVTVATDIDGDPRNGSTPDIGADEFVGIAVDLSPPSISYAALGNTTITTNRTLTTSITDPSGVPTAGVGLPVIYFRKGNLDPYASSTCVFVSGSAYDCTIDYALVTGGSVTTGDLVQYFVAAQDTANNVATNPSAGAGGLTANPPAAATPPTAPSSYTIAIALSGPLTVGTGGGYASLTNAGGLFQAINNNVLTGNLTIDILSDLAGETGANALNQWVEEGAGGYTLLLRPNGVARAVTGTSATGLIKLSGADRVTIDGSLAAGTDRSLTITNSGAGPIIWIATNATSGANNNTIKNCNLTGPGAFAGQGIIAGSGATLGNPAEFPNSNNTIQNNAIKSVQNAAFISGNAITLDQNWLVTENEVGSATVAEKLSFRGFLIGNAGNFTISRNVISGVSSSTSSSATMSGIQVANAIDGGSITGNRIGDIRQNNTAGWGSNGILLGASTTVSNVTISNNFISDIASQGFADVTALDNGYGIMITSGGGYRIVANSVLLNSNQVAAGGITAALNIAAAVTTPASIELRDNILASTQTIGTRYGVIDSSTAGAAIFSTIDHNDYFAQNVGFLTAAQATLADWQTATGQDASSLAVDPLFVTVPAPADLHLQGTSPMLDAGIALAAVTVDFDNDPRPAATPDIGADEVVQADLRITKTDGLSNVPPGGSTTYTIVATNLGAHDAPGATVTDVFPADLSCSTTCVGTLGGTCTAGPILTNINDTVNLPAGGVVTYTAVCTLSPSAVGILSNTATVAPPIGITDPVPGNDSATDNDTTFPEANVGITKTDGSATEVPGTSVIYTIVATNAGPNAAPSVTIVDNFPAALSGCSTTCAASGGSACTAGPVAGNINDVASLLVGGTATYTATCNISPTAIGALINTATATVGGGVLDPATGNNTATDNDTLVPTADVTITKTNGVTQSTPGLPVTYTIVVTNAGPSAAPTVNVIDLFPATLTSCATTCVGAGGGVCTAGPVVGNVNENANLPVGGSATYTASCTLSLSATGNLVNTATATVGGGATDPNTADNSATDTDTIGNTIFNDGFESGDTLLWSATVPLTVEGYAVVGVASSEAAFGYDFSAVKSGEELMATAIAVVTDATGQPLFILGARRTEAFGELELTLQFSGAGESRWVPVSEVGQQVRIEWSLADVGALGHAAVELDGLVVLRLEGYAGTVTPAGVKLLRGSAPVEP
- a CDS encoding thioredoxin family protein, with the protein product RNPTTPAPARSLPAILLLALLGGFILNGMPCVLPILSLKLFGLVQASGKSTRTIRIGALATTAGILVSFWALAGTAILARQAGAAIGWGVQFQQPGFVAFLTVVVLLFSLNLWGLFEIPLPARLARLGDAGLTAGAGDSAGGLAGHFASGLFATLMATPCSAPFLGTALSFALGQSGGTIFAVLTAVGVGLALPYLLLVAAPKAVRWMPRPGNWMVTLRGVMGFLLAGAVVWLVFVLAGQIDSVSLAIFELGLLGLSFFLWLRQRAELERRGTGLWWLLAAATAVALIYFAARATPAAHTLQPAASKGSAAIVWQPFDRAEAERLSAAGRLVFLDITADWCVTCKVNERLILNNPEVISAFESHDVLPMKADWTNRDDTIARFLAEHGRYGIPFYMLYRPGQPPHLFGELLNASEVARVIAESASRP